In Sphingobacterium sp. PCS056, the following proteins share a genomic window:
- the lipB gene encoding lipoyl(octanoyl) transferase LipB: MQNKKVTFIDWGLVDYQEAWDRQEEIFKKTLAIKHDNRVNNTELSTENFLIFNEHPHVYTLGKSGKPEHLLLDQKALEEKEARYYKINRGGDITYHGPGQIVGYPILDLDNFFTDIHLYLRTLEEAIILTLQDYGIQAGRYPSFTGVWIDADNEKARKICAMGVRASRWVTMHGFAFNVNADLSYFGNIVPCGIDDKDVTSMERELGYKPNINEVKDKLKRHIANLFAMELV; encoded by the coding sequence ATGCAAAATAAGAAAGTTACATTTATCGACTGGGGCTTAGTAGACTATCAAGAAGCTTGGGATAGACAAGAAGAGATTTTTAAGAAAACCTTAGCAATAAAGCATGATAATCGTGTTAACAACACCGAATTGTCAACGGAAAACTTTTTAATTTTTAACGAGCATCCCCATGTTTACACCTTAGGGAAATCGGGGAAACCAGAACATTTATTACTCGATCAAAAAGCATTAGAAGAAAAAGAAGCTCGCTATTACAAAATTAATCGCGGAGGAGATATTACCTATCATGGTCCTGGACAGATCGTAGGATATCCCATACTCGACTTAGATAATTTCTTTACAGATATCCATTTATATCTGCGCACATTAGAAGAAGCTATTATCCTGACTTTGCAAGACTACGGTATTCAAGCAGGAAGATATCCGAGTTTCACAGGTGTATGGATAGATGCTGATAACGAAAAAGCACGTAAAATATGTGCAATGGGTGTCAGAGCAAGCCGATGGGTCACTATGCATGGATTTGCATTTAATGTAAATGCAGATTTAAGCTATTTTGGAAATATCGTACCTTGTGGTATTGATGACAAAGATGTCACTTCTATGGAAAGAGAGTTGGGCTATAAACCCAATATAAATGAAGTAAAAGACAAATTAAAAAGACATATTGCCAATCTATTCGCTATGGAACTGGTTTAA
- the hflX gene encoding GTPase HflX, with protein MAKIKIYDTAVKPETAILVSVIPQGVAETKAQEYLEELEFLVQTAGGVTKGIFTQKLAYPDRATFVGSGKLEEIQAFVIAEEIDMVVFDDELTPSQLRNIERELKVKILDRSNLILDIFASHAKSAQAKTQVELAQLQYLLPRLTRMWTHLERQRGGIGMRGPGESQIETDRRIILNKISVFKDRLETIDKQNETQRKNRGDMIRVALVGYTNVGKSTIMNMISKSDVLIENKLFATLDTTVRKVVIDNLPFLLSDTVGFIRKLPHHLVECFKSTLDEVREADVLIHVVDISHPNFEDHIQAVNETLKDIGALDKPVITVFNKIDAFVPTVEEGEDGERTVTLEDFENSWMAKNADPAIFISATNKTHLEEFKQKLYEIIVDMHNARYPYNNLLY; from the coding sequence ATGGCAAAAATCAAAATATACGATACCGCAGTAAAACCAGAAACCGCAATTCTCGTGAGCGTTATTCCACAGGGAGTAGCTGAAACAAAGGCTCAAGAATACCTAGAGGAACTTGAATTTTTAGTGCAAACAGCAGGCGGCGTCACAAAAGGCATTTTTACACAAAAACTGGCCTATCCAGACCGAGCAACATTTGTGGGCAGTGGAAAATTGGAAGAAATCCAAGCTTTTGTCATCGCCGAAGAAATTGACATGGTGGTGTTTGATGATGAATTGACACCTTCACAACTTCGAAATATCGAGCGTGAGCTCAAAGTCAAAATATTAGATCGTTCCAACCTCATCTTGGATATTTTTGCTAGCCACGCAAAAAGTGCGCAAGCAAAGACACAAGTAGAATTGGCGCAATTGCAATATCTTTTACCAAGGTTAACTCGTATGTGGACCCACTTAGAGCGTCAACGCGGTGGTATCGGTATGCGTGGCCCGGGTGAAAGTCAGATTGAAACGGATAGAAGGATTATCCTTAACAAAATCAGTGTTTTCAAAGATCGATTAGAAACCATTGACAAACAAAATGAAACCCAACGTAAGAATCGTGGCGACATGATCCGTGTTGCATTAGTGGGTTATACCAACGTTGGGAAATCTACCATCATGAATATGATTTCAAAATCAGATGTATTGATTGAAAATAAGTTATTTGCTACTTTAGATACAACAGTGCGTAAAGTCGTTATCGACAATTTACCTTTCCTATTATCGGATACAGTTGGATTCATTCGCAAACTACCGCATCATTTGGTAGAATGTTTCAAATCCACTTTAGATGAAGTTCGCGAAGCAGATGTTTTGATCCATGTAGTAGATATTTCGCATCCCAATTTTGAGGATCATATACAAGCAGTAAATGAAACATTAAAAGATATAGGCGCATTGGATAAGCCCGTTATTACCGTCTTTAACAAAATAGATGCATTTGTTCCCACAGTTGAAGAAGGAGAAGACGGCGAACGTACTGTTACATTAGAAGATTTTGAAAACAGTTGGATGGCAAAAAATGCTGATCCTGCTATTTTTATTTCCGCAACAAACAAAACACATTTGGAAGAGTTCAAACAGAAGCTTTACGAAATCATTGTAGATATGCACAATGCGCGCTATCCTTACAATAATCTGCTTTACTAA
- the recG gene encoding ATP-dependent DNA helicase RecG, giving the protein MADLSLITPIEYLKGVGPQKADVIKKELQVFTIGDLLSYYPFRYIDRTVFHKIRQLDADMYSAQVLGRLIGLKEVGEKKGKRLVGQFKDETGSIELVWFQSITWLQKSLKVGAVYVMYGKPSVFNGQISITHPEMEPYQAQAKNLGNMTLQPVYSSTEKLKKFNLDSKGIQKLQQTALETVFRQLPEQMPAYLLEKHQLMDQARATIAIHFPQSQEELTQAIKRIKFDELFYIQLKLLKNKQLNTKKFRGQIFSKVGDKFNTFFKERIPFPLTNAQKRVVKEIRQDTVTGAQMNRLVQGDVGSGKTVVALLTMLLAIDNGFQACMMAPTEILATQHFTGLKELLGEDICNIKLLTGSTTTKQRRVIHEELENGTLDILIGTHALIEDKVQFKNLGFVVIDEQHRFGVEQRAKLWRKNSIPPHMLVMTATPIPRTLAMTMYGDLDISVIDELPAGRKPIKTVHFFESSRLRMFGLMREEIAKGRQVYVVFPLIKESEKLDLLYLEAGLENIQREFPLPDYKISIVHGKMPVKDKDFEMQRFVKHETQIMVATTVIEVGVNVPNASVMVIENSERFGLSQLHQLRGRVGRGAEQSFCVLMSGNKLSKEGKLRLNTMVRTNDGFEIAEVDLELRGPGDISGTQQSGVLELKLANLATDQQLLSEARNSVIDIFKEDPEMIEERHALLRQYLAKKSDGITWDKIS; this is encoded by the coding sequence ATGGCTGATTTATCTTTAATAACCCCCATAGAATATCTGAAAGGCGTAGGACCTCAGAAAGCTGATGTAATTAAGAAAGAATTGCAGGTTTTCACTATTGGTGATCTGCTCAGCTACTATCCTTTTCGCTACATTGACCGTACTGTCTTTCATAAAATAAGACAGCTTGATGCCGATATGTACTCTGCTCAGGTATTAGGAAGACTTATTGGACTTAAAGAAGTTGGAGAGAAAAAAGGCAAAAGATTAGTTGGACAATTCAAAGATGAAACTGGAAGCATCGAGTTAGTATGGTTTCAGTCCATTACCTGGCTCCAGAAATCGTTAAAAGTAGGTGCAGTATATGTGATGTATGGAAAACCATCCGTTTTTAACGGACAAATATCCATCACACATCCCGAAATGGAGCCATATCAAGCCCAAGCAAAGAACTTAGGGAACATGACGCTACAGCCGGTCTATTCTTCCACTGAAAAACTTAAAAAATTCAATTTAGACAGTAAAGGAATTCAAAAACTACAGCAAACAGCATTAGAAACTGTATTTCGTCAACTTCCCGAGCAAATGCCGGCATACCTATTGGAAAAACATCAATTGATGGATCAAGCCCGGGCAACCATTGCTATTCATTTTCCACAGAGCCAGGAAGAACTGACTCAAGCAATCAAGCGGATCAAATTTGATGAATTATTCTATATTCAACTCAAATTACTAAAAAACAAACAGCTCAACACTAAAAAATTCAGAGGGCAGATTTTCTCTAAAGTAGGTGACAAGTTTAATACATTTTTCAAAGAACGTATCCCATTTCCATTAACAAATGCACAAAAACGTGTCGTTAAAGAAATTCGACAAGATACCGTGACTGGAGCGCAAATGAACCGTTTAGTACAGGGAGATGTAGGATCCGGAAAAACGGTGGTTGCACTCTTGACCATGCTCTTAGCTATCGACAACGGTTTTCAAGCCTGCATGATGGCACCAACGGAGATATTAGCGACACAACACTTTACCGGATTGAAAGAATTACTCGGTGAGGACATCTGCAACATCAAATTATTAACTGGCTCAACCACAACAAAACAGCGTCGTGTCATCCATGAAGAATTAGAAAATGGTACTTTAGATATTCTCATCGGAACCCACGCCTTAATCGAAGATAAAGTACAATTCAAGAATCTGGGTTTTGTCGTCATCGATGAACAACATCGCTTTGGCGTAGAACAGCGGGCTAAATTGTGGCGTAAAAATAGTATCCCACCACATATGCTCGTGATGACTGCAACACCAATACCCCGCACGCTGGCCATGACCATGTATGGCGATTTGGATATTTCTGTTATAGACGAACTTCCGGCAGGAAGAAAACCCATCAAGACCGTACATTTTTTCGAAAGCTCCCGACTACGCATGTTTGGCCTCATGCGTGAAGAGATCGCAAAAGGCCGACAAGTTTATGTTGTATTTCCACTGATCAAAGAAAGTGAAAAACTAGATCTATTATACTTAGAGGCAGGATTGGAAAATATACAACGTGAATTTCCACTTCCTGATTATAAAATTAGTATTGTACATGGCAAAATGCCAGTCAAGGACAAAGATTTTGAAATGCAACGTTTTGTAAAACATGAAACCCAGATCATGGTTGCAACCACCGTTATCGAAGTCGGGGTCAATGTGCCCAATGCATCCGTTATGGTGATTGAAAATTCGGAACGTTTTGGTCTCTCACAACTCCACCAATTAAGAGGACGTGTAGGTCGGGGAGCAGAGCAGTCCTTTTGCGTACTGATGTCAGGAAATAAGCTTAGTAAAGAAGGAAAATTAAGGTTGAATACCATGGTACGTACCAATGATGGATTTGAAATTGCAGAAGTAGATCTAGAACTTCGGGGCCCGGGCGATATCTCTGGCACGCAACAGTCAGGTGTATTAGAATTAAAGTTAGCAAACCTCGCTACTGACCAACAACTGTTATCCGAAGCACGAAACTCAGTCATAGACATCTTCAAAGAAGATCCCGAAATGATCGAAGAACGGCATGCATTACTCAGACAGTACCTCGCAAAAAAATCGGACGGTATCACTTGGGATAAAATTTCGTAA
- a CDS encoding SusD/RagB family nutrient-binding outer membrane lipoprotein yields MKTKILYLCAVIGLGLSSCSKFGDVNVDPEAIGKDNMDYKLLFTNVQQYGYGTEYEAWRNGLIYISTMLQHTASVESYWSGDKYTYNAGYNAAFWDRMYPNGVRDVVDLMENWKDNETFYPEYQMARIMRVLIFHRMTDLYGDVPYSEAGQAYYKEKGYPVYDTQESIYLDMLKELKEAATNLNGKTSTIGQSDIIYKGDVVKWQKFAYSMMLRLGMRLSKVNPELAKTWINTAVSGGLFTSNDESALVQHPAAVTANNSAEPFAKIYAHEDPNAYRMGESFINLLKNTNDPRLSFLATVVADPSIKIDDSRWSRGDTAASKQLGMPNGYDQIDGGSTFIEDYPLYPGAMNKYSVVNRYTYARIDAPSFLVTYAENQFLLAEAAHRGWISGSAKSYYEAGVKAAMKQFAQFGIAGINDGAIERYLMQNPFNESKALEQINTQYYINTFSDEYESFANWRRSGYPVLKQVNYIGNATNGTIPRRFTYPTEEGTVNAANYLQAVSRLDKGDQMTSRVWWDKP; encoded by the coding sequence ATGAAAACTAAAATATTATACCTCTGTGCCGTAATTGGACTTGGATTGTCCTCTTGTAGTAAATTTGGAGACGTGAATGTCGATCCCGAAGCAATAGGAAAAGACAATATGGATTATAAATTGCTTTTTACCAACGTACAACAATACGGCTATGGTACCGAGTATGAAGCTTGGCGCAATGGATTGATTTATATCAGCACAATGCTCCAACATACAGCATCTGTGGAAAGTTATTGGAGTGGAGATAAATACACCTACAACGCTGGCTATAACGCAGCATTCTGGGATCGCATGTATCCAAATGGTGTGCGTGACGTAGTAGATTTAATGGAGAACTGGAAAGACAATGAAACGTTTTATCCAGAATACCAAATGGCTCGGATTATGCGAGTTCTTATCTTTCACAGAATGACTGATCTTTATGGCGATGTCCCTTACTCTGAGGCAGGACAGGCTTATTATAAAGAAAAGGGATATCCTGTATATGATACCCAGGAATCTATTTACTTAGATATGCTAAAAGAGCTTAAGGAAGCAGCAACTAATTTGAATGGCAAAACTTCGACTATCGGACAATCGGACATCATATATAAAGGTGACGTGGTCAAGTGGCAAAAATTTGCATACTCCATGATGTTGCGTTTAGGAATGCGTCTCTCAAAAGTAAATCCAGAATTGGCAAAAACTTGGATCAATACAGCAGTTTCGGGAGGTCTTTTTACTAGTAACGACGAAAGTGCCCTTGTGCAACATCCAGCAGCAGTGACAGCCAACAATAGTGCAGAGCCCTTTGCTAAAATTTATGCTCACGAAGATCCCAATGCATATCGCATGGGCGAATCATTTATCAATTTGTTAAAAAACACGAATGATCCAAGATTAAGCTTCCTGGCAACAGTAGTAGCAGATCCTTCTATTAAAATTGATGATTCCAGATGGTCAAGAGGAGATACAGCAGCCAGTAAACAATTGGGAATGCCAAATGGTTATGATCAAATAGATGGAGGTTCGACTTTCATCGAAGACTATCCGCTATATCCTGGAGCGATGAACAAATATTCTGTTGTCAATAGATATACGTATGCTCGTATAGATGCACCATCGTTTTTAGTCACTTATGCTGAGAATCAGTTTTTACTAGCGGAAGCCGCACACAGAGGTTGGATATCCGGATCGGCTAAAAGCTATTATGAAGCAGGAGTGAAAGCTGCTATGAAACAATTTGCTCAGTTTGGTATTGCTGGTATAAATGATGGAGCAATAGAGCGCTATTTAATGCAAAATCCATTCAATGAATCAAAAGCATTAGAACAGATTAATACGCAATACTATATCAATACATTTTCAGATGAGTATGAATCCTTTGCTAACTGGAGAAGGTCAGGATATCCGGTATTAAAGCAGGTCAATTATATTGGCAATGCGACAAACGGCACCATTCCGAGACGATTTACGTATCCAACAGAAGAAGGAACGGTCAATGCAGCTAATTATTTACAGGCTGTTAGTCGCTTGGATAAAGGAGATCAGATGACATCTCGCGTTTGGTGGGACAAACCATAG
- a CDS encoding SusC/RagA family TonB-linked outer membrane protein, translating into MNSKLQTTLKILGIVPTMLFSASLLLAQNTQVKGTIVDGQSNSPIAGATIKVLGTSKASSSDASGVFQVNVDDKNRILSISVIGYETKTVTLAPNETTVTVSLVPQTQQLESVVVTALGIKREKKSLGYSTTSVKGEDFTVARDPNLGNALSGKVAGVSVAGNSTGLGGSSRVVIRGAASMTGNNMPLYVVDGIPLTNDNQGSAGQYGGMDIGDGLNSINADDIENIQVLKGAAASALYGYRGGNGVIMITTKSGKGTQGIGVELNNNMTVNTIYDYRDFQETYGQGRQGIKPTAAGAANDTYNQSWGAKMDGSQAVNKFGNTYAYSPIDNWKNFYRTGLSNQTSVAVSGSDEKSTFRLGLNNMYEGSILPNAKSNQRGANLNTTYKITPKVQLGINANYMFEFVDNRSNLSDGNGNTNASLLYLANSYDVRWLEAEVDEFGKELQPGNNVYFNNPYFLQYRKSNKSTKKRLTGGFNLRYDITDWLYAQGAVTRDGFNLAFKQIQPKGASADPNGYINEYNNEFEETNFNFLVGAKKKLGDFSISATVGGNDQKTRTETWGTDGGIRPFIVDGVYSTGNVAAGTRTFKKLYGEYRVKSLYGTADFGYKDFLFLNLSARNDWYSTLNPDKNGYLYPSASLSYVFTDHLQLPDWINMGKLRLSRAAASNGTKAYQTALAYQTQSFEIQGQPIGTIKNSTVPNANLKPVRISEWEAGANLEFLGNRMGLDLAVYQKTTNDDIVQVTTSTASGYSTAIQNIGELRNKGIEVLLYGDIIRATDFKWKSSINFAFNDSKVLSLGDQKSLSFEGGVSRSGNASVQNIVGESYGQIVGYRYKTDASGNRIFDDKGLPVRSDAVDVLGTGVYRFTGGFRNDFTYKNFSLGVLLDVKLGAKIFSGTNLNLYGSGLHKATLEGREGNIIGKGVNLAGATNTTAVDAETYWKYIVDQSFTEEFVYDAGFVKLREISFGYKLPSSILSKTPFRSASLSLVGRNLWTIHKNTPNIDPESAYNNSNAQGLELNGYPMTRNVGFNLNLKF; encoded by the coding sequence ATGAATAGTAAATTACAAACAACATTGAAGATCTTGGGTATTGTTCCAACAATGCTCTTTTCAGCATCTTTACTTCTTGCCCAAAACACGCAGGTGAAGGGTACTATTGTGGATGGCCAGTCTAATTCACCAATAGCGGGAGCTACTATTAAAGTTTTGGGAACATCTAAAGCCAGCTCATCAGATGCTAGCGGTGTTTTCCAAGTGAACGTTGACGATAAAAATCGTATTTTGAGCATCAGTGTTATTGGGTATGAAACCAAAACCGTAACACTTGCTCCAAATGAGACTACTGTAACCGTAAGTCTAGTGCCGCAGACACAACAACTCGAAAGTGTAGTCGTTACAGCATTGGGTATCAAACGCGAAAAGAAATCATTGGGTTATTCAACTACTTCTGTCAAAGGGGAGGATTTTACTGTTGCTCGTGACCCTAATTTAGGTAATGCATTGAGTGGTAAAGTCGCTGGCGTGAGTGTCGCTGGTAATTCAACCGGACTGGGTGGAAGTAGCCGTGTTGTCATCCGTGGAGCAGCTTCAATGACGGGCAACAACATGCCATTATATGTTGTTGATGGTATTCCGCTCACTAATGACAATCAAGGTTCTGCTGGACAGTACGGTGGTATGGACATAGGCGATGGTCTAAATAGCATTAATGCGGATGATATTGAGAATATTCAAGTATTAAAAGGTGCTGCGGCATCAGCGCTATATGGATATAGAGGAGGAAATGGTGTTATTATGATAACTACCAAATCTGGAAAAGGAACCCAAGGTATAGGCGTCGAATTAAATAATAATATGACCGTCAATACCATCTATGATTATCGTGATTTTCAGGAAACCTATGGACAGGGCAGGCAAGGAATCAAACCAACCGCTGCTGGGGCCGCAAACGATACCTACAATCAAAGTTGGGGAGCTAAAATGGACGGAAGTCAGGCGGTCAATAAATTTGGAAATACTTACGCTTACTCACCGATTGACAATTGGAAGAATTTCTATCGAACAGGTTTAAGCAATCAAACTTCTGTAGCTGTTAGTGGTAGTGATGAAAAATCAACTTTTCGTCTTGGTCTCAACAATATGTACGAAGGGTCGATCCTACCTAATGCAAAATCAAATCAACGAGGAGCTAATTTAAATACAACCTATAAAATTACACCGAAGGTGCAATTGGGTATCAATGCCAATTATATGTTTGAATTTGTCGATAATCGGTCAAATCTTTCGGATGGTAATGGTAACACTAATGCTAGCCTTCTGTACCTGGCTAATAGCTATGATGTCCGTTGGCTGGAAGCTGAGGTAGATGAATTCGGAAAAGAGTTACAACCAGGTAACAACGTTTATTTTAATAACCCTTATTTTTTACAATACCGCAAATCTAACAAGTCAACTAAAAAAAGACTTACTGGTGGATTCAACCTGCGTTATGATATTACCGATTGGTTATATGCTCAAGGTGCTGTCACTCGTGATGGTTTCAATCTTGCTTTCAAACAGATTCAGCCGAAGGGAGCTTCTGCCGATCCAAATGGATATATTAATGAGTATAATAATGAGTTTGAAGAAACAAATTTCAACTTCCTAGTTGGGGCAAAGAAAAAGCTAGGTGATTTTTCTATCTCTGCAACAGTTGGTGGTAATGATCAAAAGACTCGTACCGAAACTTGGGGAACTGATGGCGGCATTCGTCCTTTCATAGTAGATGGAGTTTATTCGACAGGAAATGTGGCTGCTGGTACACGTACTTTTAAGAAGTTATATGGTGAATATAGAGTAAAGTCTCTTTATGGTACTGCTGATTTTGGTTATAAAGATTTTTTATTTTTAAACTTATCAGCTCGTAACGACTGGTATTCAACACTTAATCCAGACAAGAATGGTTACCTATATCCATCCGCTAGTTTAAGTTATGTCTTTACCGATCATCTTCAGTTACCAGATTGGATCAATATGGGTAAATTAAGATTGTCTCGAGCTGCAGCATCGAATGGTACTAAAGCTTATCAAACGGCATTAGCATATCAAACTCAATCATTCGAAATCCAGGGTCAACCTATCGGAACAATTAAAAATTCTACTGTTCCAAATGCCAATTTAAAGCCCGTTCGAATAAGTGAATGGGAGGCTGGAGCAAATCTCGAATTTTTGGGAAATAGAATGGGCTTAGATTTGGCTGTTTATCAAAAAACAACAAATGATGATATCGTTCAAGTGACTACAAGTACTGCTTCGGGTTATTCCACAGCGATTCAAAATATAGGTGAGTTGCGCAATAAAGGTATTGAAGTATTGTTATATGGTGATATCATCCGCGCTACTGATTTTAAATGGAAGAGCTCCATTAACTTTGCTTTCAATGATAGTAAGGTGCTTAGTCTTGGCGATCAGAAAAGCCTAAGTTTTGAAGGTGGAGTTTCACGATCAGGAAATGCTTCTGTACAAAATATTGTAGGTGAATCTTATGGACAGATTGTTGGTTACAGATACAAAACAGATGCTTCAGGAAATCGCATTTTTGATGACAAAGGTCTTCCGGTACGCTCTGATGCTGTTGATGTACTTGGTACTGGGGTGTATCGCTTTACCGGCGGATTTAGAAATGATTTTACTTATAAGAACTTTAGTTTAGGTGTTTTGCTTGATGTCAAATTAGGTGCAAAAATCTTTTCAGGAACCAACCTGAACCTTTATGGCTCCGGTTTGCATAAAGCAACTTTAGAAGGCCGAGAAGGTAATATTATTGGCAAAGGAGTCAACTTAGCAGGCGCAACCAACACAACTGCCGTCGATGCAGAAACTTACTGGAAATATATTGTAGATCAATCTTTTACCGAAGAGTTTGTGTATGATGCTGGTTTTGTTAAATTAAGAGAAATATCTTTTGGATACAAATTACCAAGTTCAATTTTATCAAAAACACCTTTTAGAAGTGCTTCATTATCTTTAGTAGGGCGCAATTTATGGACAATCCATAAAAACACTCCCAATATAGATCCAGAATCTGCTTATAACAACAGTAATGCGCAAGGGCTTGAATTAAATGGTTATCCAATGACACGGAATGTCGGTTTTAACCTTAATCTAAAATTCTAA